A genomic window from Salvelinus sp. IW2-2015 linkage group LG13, ASM291031v2, whole genome shotgun sequence includes:
- the LOC112081206 gene encoding uncharacterized protein C4orf54, whose product MKSEVTKTVKVAFTGDGNQLAVFKCNSDTSGERSPGIHEIDDNVDHIYEEKSKDKSADRPVSEDPPMDTSLTEFNSNVDLENDNMTELQSEIVPRDYNVPSECEELQYTDMYLNSKTESDDCESVVLSDHCAPDTVIDESHYITTHEIQLTELDHDVDYDFGRGSCWDIEDDNLVYSFVDYASFESDETTEGTLIGLVDGRSQAKVKSSKAQYNNVHQSVAGCAVVSTESEFCDSDKCPSSDESICKNQNGSGNSAGQIHLSIKTSSRAINDYNNIIDNENICYHTKHVGDRSHFFFTSTDARAEALCDRSQYFIPAPGRQHFATKLRGKDVNEYSSGASSSISELDDADKEVRNLTAKSFRSLACPYFDAIHLSTSSESSMSEYGLGLNKWSAFVDLKYGNMSQGKEQNLIAHKSATATFEMSKNAEYKSINAIAISSKKGPQTNMFSLNTKRSSPQHASSSTQNVELTGPFEPGCEVITLTKTLDFRCNVEAVSPERGKPPKYSENASGARSMDEVPGTLPAEPGYEVSYQHSDAGDSMEGPHKKASFASSLLKNVISKKMQFEQERKMERGEIRDTHPTHSPCFQCKDQDGVRERDTEKGVHSQTSESGSGYTSNSSDEQGAVDLRHNSCDPKEELTEALESFQTINEARLDFQKDACEPTRGSLSHSQNSAFKSWRDGEPEPQEKHEIRTILDGTPSTTDNTGERELDSRAVSSKLTKLSHLFVPSSQLLPKENKLKEQVSDSTLVGAQKEQRGYGERKFRPDNNAGIVKGSKAPEIKIRLRSVKENKCNPLNIDNLLIPNISYPIKSAGDSKCQVLPASDRVPHFTVRDIRDNKCKFQTPIHQVRDVRKLVKSSYRLVSVDNSESKGAVATAAASLREDNKASKKEPDKKLPPSSIVIKCQSVNTNSSTKQRVLVTEAPKRRQIENDRSSPKPSPECAKNESMSLHRATGRPPIGFAKQPNTDQSEAKQKQEKKVEAGERKPESKIPKQVALEKLKAAVKTMEQLYVFDRNEWKRKSQAPWPITDSHVLSLIAREEHGGPEELGAAGGRERLSTAINTDRLPETCNIQEEKGCLRIIHVPFTEDTFKTQSQQSKTFSNKSVFHLGNSIKTAVSSSSSNCCNGPQTCSPSHATSMGKSISSKTPKAPLSLKISPPKRALVDRGRFKSSPTTETPPQPIKSGNPDSENYLTIPVEGGSVSQMKLPIQEQVYPNSPAASQPGITDTKRHKHNSIQSLKRSPVVIETRPPDTPITATIYHHSLPVVKQGTPQPQVFCFSPSISPLPTTPSGGDPFQRTQRKMLFDPTTGQYYLVDTPIEPVTQCLFDPEMGQYVDMPMPMPQRQLVTTMSVSPLALNPGGVYAPTYMIYPGFLSPTLAAQTVMAPQVATHMASQLEDESGETAQGKYTLVQEGNMMGAESPYYSATGESVPASVPVTLGHHVTTQGSAVTSEGKPAVISITSQQRPRIIAPPSFDGTTMSFVVEHR is encoded by the coding sequence ATGAAATCAGAGGTCACAAAAACTGTAAAAGTGGCTTTTACCGGTGACGGTAACCAATTGGCGGTATTCAAATGCAACAGTGATACGTCCGGAGAGAGGAGCCCCGGGATTCACGAGATTGATGACAATGTGGATCATATCTATGAGGAAAAATCCAAGGACAAGTCAGCAGATAGGCCTGTATCGGAAGATCCCCCCATGGACACGTCTTTGACAGAATTTAACAGCAATGTGGACTTGGAGAATGACAAtatgacagaactccagagtgaAATTGTGCCTCGTGATTATAATGTCCCCAGCGAGTGTGAGGAGTTACAATACACGGACATGTATTTGAACAGTAAAACCGAATCGGACGACTGTGAGAGCGTAGTATTGTCGGACCATTGTGCGCCTGATACCGTAATAGACGAATCGCACTACATTACAACGCACGAAatccaactgacagagcttgaccaTGATGTCGATTATGATTTTGGACGGGGAAGCTGTTGGGATATTGAGGACGATAATCTGGTTTATTCATTTGTGGATTATGCCTCTTTTGAAAGCGATGAAACAACAGAGGGGACTTTGATAGGCCTAGTGGATGGTAGGAGCCAGGCGAAAGTGAAAAGCAGTAAGGCGCAATATAATAATGTGCACCAAAGTGTTGCTGGTTGTGCAGTTGTCAGCACTGAGAGTGAGTTTTGTGACTCTGACAAATGCCCCAGCTCAGATGAAAGCATTTGTAAAAACCAAAACGGTAGTGGGAATTCGGCGGGGCAAATTCACCTGTCAATCAAGACCTCATCCAGAGCGATAAACGACTATAACAATATCATTGACAATGAAAACATTTGTTATCATACCAAGCATGTGGGAGACAGGAGTCACTTCTTTTTTACAAGCACTGACGCCAGAGCGGAAGCCTTGTGCGATAGATCCCAATATTTTATCCCAGCCCCGGGACGCCAACACTTTGCAACTAAATTAAGAGGGAAAGATGTTAACGAATATTCCAGCGGTGCGTCAAGTTCGATAAGTGAACTGGACGACGCTGATAAAGAAGTGCGTAATTTAACCGCCAAATCATTTAGGAGTTTAGCATGTCCCTATTTCGATGCTATACATTTGAGCACTTCAAGTGAGTCTTCAATGTCAGAATATGGGCTTGGTTTAAACAAGTGGTCAGCTTTCGTTGACCTTAAATATGGTAACATGTCACAGGGCAAAGAGCAAAATCTAATCGCCCATAAGAGTGCAACTGCAACTTTTGAAATGAGCAAGAACGCAGAATATAAGAGTATAAATGCTATTGCCATAAGCAGTAAGAAAGGTCCCCAAACCAATATGTTTTCTTTGAATACAAAAAGATCTAGTCCACAACATGCATCTTCCTCTACCCAAAACGTAGAGCTTACAGGCCCATTTGAACCAGGCTGTGAGGTTATCACTTTGACAAAGACATTGGATTTTCGCTGTAATGTTGAAGCGGTGTCACCTGAACGCGGGAAGCCTCCCAAATATTCAGAAAATGCGTCAGGAGCACGTTCCATGGATGAAGTTCCCGGCACCTTGCCAGCAGAGCCAGGATATGAAGTGAGCTACCAACACAGTGACGCGGGTGATAGCATGGAAGGCCCACATAAGAAGGCAAGTTTCGCATCAAGTctcttaaaaaatgtaatatccaaaaAAATGCAATTTGAACAGGAGCGcaagatggagaggggggagatacGGGACACGCATCCCACGCACTCCCCATGCTTTCAATGCAAGGATCAAGATGGGGtaagagagagggatacagagaaaGGCGTGCATAGTCAAACCTCAGAATCGGGTTCGGGATACACAAGCAATTCTTCTGATGAACAAGGGGCTGTGGACCTTAGACATAATTCTTGTGACCCCAAAGAAGAGCTTACTGAGGCATTAGAAAGCTTTCAGACTATAAATGAGGCACGATTAGATTTTCAAAAGGATGCATGCGAGCCCACAAGAGGATCCCTGAGCCATAGCCAAAACAGCGCATTCAAATCATGGAGGGATGGTGAGCCAGAGCCCCAAGAGAAACATGAAATTCGTACCATTTTAGATGGGACACCCTCGACAACAGATAATACGGGGGAAAGGGAGTTAGACTCCAGAGCTGTAAGTAGCAAGCTAACTAAATTGTCACACTTGTTTGTTCCAAGTTCCCAGCTTCTccctaaagaaaataaattgaAAGAACAGGTGTCAGACAGTACTTTAGTCGGTGCGCAAAAAGAGCAACGGGGGTACGGGGAGAGAAAGTTTAGACCTGACAACAATGCAGGAATCGTGAAAGGGTCAAAGGCACCCGAGATAAAAATACGTCTGAGGAGCGTAAAAGAAAACAAATGCAATCCGCTAAATATTGACAACTTGTTAATCCCTAATATAAGTTATCCAATAAAGTCAGCAGGTGACTCCAAATGTCAGGTTCTGCCAGCGTCAGACAGAGTGCCACACTTTACGGTTAGGGATATAAGAGACAATAAGTGCAAGTTTCAGACGCCAATTCATCAGGTTAGAGACGTGCGTAAATTGGTCAAGAGTTCATATCGTTTAGTCTCAGTGGATAACAGCGAGAGTAAAGGCGCAGTCGCCACTGCTGCTGCCTCATTACGCGAAGATAATAAAGCTTCTAAGAAAGAACCCGATAAGAAATTGCCTCCCTCTTCAATTGTAATAAAATGTCagtctgtaaatacaaatagcagtaCTAAACAGCGTGTGCTTGTAACCGAGGCTCCAAAGCGGAGACAAATTGAGAACGATAGGTCATCCCCCAAACCATCTCCAGAATGTGCCAAAAATGAATCCATGTCGCTGCACAGGGCGACGGGCAGACCTCCAATTGGCTTCGCTAAACAGCCCAACACAGATCAGTCCGAGGCTAAACAAAAGCAGGAAAAAAAGGTCGAGGCAGGTGAACGCAAACCGGAGTCGAAAATACCAAAACAGGTGGCATTAGAGAAACTAAAGGCGGCCGTTAAAACAATGGAACAGCTTTATGTTTTTGACAGAAATGAATGGAAGCGCAAGAGCCAGGCTCCCTGGCCTATTACAGACAGTCATGTTCTGTCACTTATTGCTAGAGAGGAGCATGGTGGCCCCGAGGAGCTAGGTGCAGCAGGTGGCAGAGAGAGGCTTAGTACAGCGATAAACACAGACAGGTTGCCAGAAACATGCAACATTCAAGAAGAGAAAGGTTGTCTAAGAATAATCCATGTCCCATTCACAGAGGACACCTTTAaaacccagtcacaacaaagtaAAACGTTTAGTAACAAAAGCGTGTTCCATTTGGGGAACAGCATTAAGACAGCTGTCAGTAGCAGCAGCTCTAATTGTTGCAATGGGCCACAAACCTGTTCTCCATCACATGCAACCTCTATGGGGAAAAGCATTAGCTCTAAGACCCCGAAAGCTCCACTGTCATTGAAAATATCCCCCCCAAAACGAGCCCTTGTGGACAGGGGAAGGTTCAAAAGCAGCCCCACCACAGAGACTCCACCACAGCCCATCAAATCTGGCAACCCAGATTCTGAAAACTACTTAACAATACCTGTAGAAGGCGGGAGTGTCAGTCAAATGAAACTGCCCATTCAAGAGCAGGTATACCCAAACAGCCCTGCCGCCAGTCAACCTGGCATCACCGACACCAAGAGACACAAGCATAATTCTATCCAGTCCCTCAAACGGTCCCCTGTTGTCATAGAGACGCGGCCCCCGGATACCCCCATTACCGCCACCATCTACCACCACTCTCTACCAGTGGTCAAGCAAGGAACCCCCCAGCCGCAGGTGTTCTGCTTCTCCCCCTCCATATCCCCCTTGCCCACCACCCCTTCGGGGGGAGACCCCTTCCAGCGTACCCAGAGGAAGATGCTCTTTGATCCCACCACCGGACAATACTACCTGGTAGACACGCCGATTGAGCCAGTCACCCAGTGTCTCTTCGACCCTGAGATGGGCCAGTATGTGGATATGCCCATGCCTATGCCGCAGCGGCAGCTAGTGACCACCATGTCCGTATCCCCCCTGGCACTGAACCCGGGAGGGGTGTACGCACCCACCTACATGATCTACCCGGGGTTCCTCTCACCCACACTTGCTGCCCAGACGGTGATGGCACCCCAGGTTGCAACCCACATGGCATCCCAATTAGAGGACGAGAGCGGGGAGACGGCTCAAGGGAAATACACCCTGGTGCAGGAGGGTAACATGATGGGGGCAGAGAGCCCCTACTACAGTGCTACGGGAGAGTCAGTGCCGGCGTCAGTGCCCGTCACCTTGGGCCACCACGTCACCACCCAGGGGAGTGCGGTGACGTCAGAAGGGAAACCAGCGGTCATCAGCATCACTTCGCAGCAACGCCCGAGAATCATCGCACCGCCCTCCTTTGATGGGACGACCATGAGCTTCGTGGTGGAGCATCGGTAA